The following are encoded in a window of Brevibacillus ruminantium genomic DNA:
- a CDS encoding ABC transporter permease, translating to MNLALHGAIEQGLLFAIMALGVYLTFRILNFPDLTVDGSFALGGALAARMIIEGTNPFLATLAACIVGAAAGAFTGILHTKGKINGLLAGILTMIALYSINLRVMGKANLPLLREETLYTFVKGLNVPNLAVGSFMLLTGVALVFLVGIYLLKMIIDWFLQTDLGLDIRATGDNSKMIRSFGANTDTTTIIGLSISNALVAVSGAWVAQYQGFADVGMGIGMIVIGLASVIVGEVLFGSSSIFRATLAVILGSVVYRLVIALALQAGLNPSDMKLITALIVIVALTVPTIAKGVWKKQSFRAAKGGNGGA from the coding sequence ATGAACCTGGCATTACACGGAGCAATCGAACAGGGCCTATTGTTTGCCATCATGGCTCTGGGTGTTTACCTGACCTTTCGCATCTTGAATTTTCCCGATCTGACCGTGGATGGCAGCTTTGCACTGGGCGGCGCGTTGGCAGCCAGAATGATCATCGAAGGTACCAACCCATTTCTCGCTACCCTCGCGGCATGTATCGTCGGAGCGGCAGCGGGTGCCTTTACCGGCATTTTGCACACCAAAGGGAAAATCAATGGACTTTTGGCCGGTATTTTGACCATGATCGCACTCTATTCCATCAATCTTCGAGTTATGGGTAAGGCGAACTTGCCGCTGTTGCGAGAGGAGACGCTGTACACCTTTGTCAAAGGGCTGAATGTGCCGAATCTGGCGGTGGGAAGCTTCATGCTTCTCACCGGAGTCGCACTCGTCTTTCTCGTCGGAATTTATCTGCTCAAGATGATCATTGACTGGTTCCTGCAAACGGATCTGGGCCTCGATATCCGAGCGACCGGAGACAATTCCAAAATGATTCGCAGTTTTGGTGCCAATACAGATACGACTACCATCATCGGATTGTCCATATCCAATGCGCTGGTAGCCGTATCGGGCGCCTGGGTAGCCCAGTATCAGGGATTTGCTGACGTCGGAATGGGAATCGGGATGATCGTGATTGGTCTTGCCTCCGTCATTGTCGGGGAAGTATTGTTTGGAAGCTCGTCGATCTTTCGTGCAACACTGGCGGTTATCCTCGGCTCTGTCGTATACCGTCTGGTGATCGCGCTTGCCTTGCAGGCAGGTCTGAATCCGTCCGACATGAAGCTGATCACGGCTTTGATCGTGATCGTGGCATTGACCGTTCCGACGATCGCCAAAGGCGTCTGGAAAAAGCAATCGTTCCGGGCGGCCAAAGGAGGGAATGGCGGTGCTTAA
- a CDS encoding ABC transporter ATP-binding protein, with translation MLKIAGVRKVFNQGTVNEKIALREINLNVAPGDFITVIGSNGAGKSTLMNVISGGLIPDTGSVVIDGKDVTRLGEHKRATFVGRVFQDPMAGTAPNMTIEENLAIAYARGKRRTLSFGVNNRKRELFREQLKQLDQGLENRLKTKVGFLSGGQRQALSLLMATFTEPKILLLDEHTAALDPKRAQLIVDLTQKVVEQYHLTTIMVTHNMEQALNMGNRLLMLHDGGIILDIPEEKKKTMKPQDLLRAFEQARGGESFSEDRYLLS, from the coding sequence GTGCTTAAAATTGCAGGAGTACGCAAGGTATTCAACCAGGGAACTGTCAACGAGAAAATTGCTTTGCGAGAAATTAATTTGAACGTCGCTCCAGGCGACTTTATCACTGTCATCGGGAGCAACGGTGCGGGGAAATCGACGCTGATGAACGTCATCTCCGGCGGCTTGATTCCGGATACAGGTAGTGTCGTCATCGACGGCAAAGATGTGACGCGCCTCGGGGAACACAAGCGTGCCACCTTTGTGGGACGGGTGTTCCAGGACCCGATGGCCGGGACCGCCCCCAACATGACGATTGAAGAAAATCTGGCGATCGCCTACGCGCGAGGCAAACGGCGCACGCTCTCCTTTGGGGTGAACAACCGCAAGCGGGAATTGTTCCGCGAGCAGTTGAAACAACTGGACCAAGGGCTGGAGAATCGGCTTAAAACAAAAGTCGGTTTCCTGTCAGGCGGGCAAAGACAGGCACTCAGTCTGTTGATGGCTACCTTCACGGAGCCGAAAATTCTGCTGCTTGACGAGCACACCGCCGCACTTGATCCGAAGCGGGCGCAACTGATCGTCGATTTGACCCAAAAGGTTGTGGAGCAGTACCATTTGACTACGATCATGGTCACGCATAATATGGAACAGGCGCTCAACATGGGAAATCGTCTGCTGATGCTGCACGATGGCGGCATCATTCTGGACATCCCGGAAGAGAAAAAGAAAACGATGAAGCCGCAAGACCTCCTGCGGGCCTTTGAACAAGCCCGCGGCGGAGAGTCGTTCAGCGAGGACCGCTATTTGTTGTCGTAG
- a CDS encoding MDR family MFS transporter, whose product MPKNLTHLFSRYPVILWVRLFGEWLSEMSRSMITPFLILYLHEKIGGSVPLVMLVIGLQPASDILFTLIAGGVTDRYGRKPVMLIALIIQALSMLGMALAGSLFAFAFLYILNGIGRSMFIPASRAVLADSMSSRQLSEAFALLSTATYIGASIGPLIGVMIYQTAPGLAFLFTALSLLLYAAVIWWKVPETNKPQPLETESTPANEQHFSLATLGRHRAVLSMLVLALPISLFYAQSETNLQLHLKEGFANYLEVLAWLALVKSIAAILFEYGLVRITSHLNPRHLIVFSYLCFALVSWVYGNATSIALLLGMQLVLVMGESIGLNHMLTLVSRIAPATMRGRYFAIYGLHWDISRTLGPLAGSMILLHFNGTILFSGVAVLLLIGALAQHLFLGRIEKASPAIREGSGL is encoded by the coding sequence ATGCCTAAAAACCTTACACATCTTTTTTCCCGCTATCCTGTAATCCTCTGGGTCCGGCTGTTCGGTGAATGGTTAAGCGAGATGTCCCGCAGTATGATTACCCCCTTTCTTATTTTGTACCTGCATGAAAAGATCGGGGGAAGTGTCCCGCTCGTCATGCTGGTGATCGGTCTGCAGCCGGCCAGCGATATTTTGTTTACCTTGATTGCAGGCGGGGTCACGGATCGATACGGGCGAAAGCCGGTGATGCTGATCGCACTGATCATTCAGGCGCTCAGCATGCTGGGGATGGCGCTCGCCGGTTCCCTTTTCGCCTTTGCCTTTCTCTATATTCTAAATGGGATCGGCCGCTCCATGTTTATCCCGGCCAGTCGAGCGGTACTGGCCGACAGCATGTCTTCCCGTCAATTGTCAGAAGCCTTTGCTCTTCTCAGTACAGCGACCTATATCGGGGCCTCGATCGGGCCGCTGATCGGTGTCATGATCTATCAGACAGCTCCCGGGCTTGCTTTCCTTTTCACAGCCCTGTCTCTCTTGCTTTACGCTGCTGTCATCTGGTGGAAGGTTCCCGAAACAAATAAGCCGCAGCCTTTGGAAACAGAATCAACCCCAGCAAATGAACAGCATTTTTCCCTGGCCACTCTCGGCCGGCATCGGGCTGTTTTGTCGATGCTCGTGCTGGCTTTGCCGATCAGCCTGTTCTACGCCCAATCAGAAACCAACCTGCAGCTCCATCTAAAGGAAGGCTTTGCCAATTACCTGGAGGTATTAGCCTGGCTGGCACTCGTCAAAAGCATCGCCGCGATCCTCTTTGAATACGGCTTGGTTCGGATCACATCGCATCTGAATCCGCGACATCTGATCGTTTTTTCTTACCTTTGTTTTGCCCTCGTTTCATGGGTCTATGGCAACGCAACCAGCATCGCCTTGCTGCTGGGCATGCAGCTGGTCCTCGTGATGGGCGAGAGCATCGGACTGAACCATATGCTGACGCTTGTCTCGCGCATCGCTCCAGCAACCATGCGTGGTCGTTATTTTGCCATTTACGGCCTCCACTGGGATATCTCACGAACACTGGGGCCTCTGGCTGGCAGTATGATCCTGCTCCATTTTAACGGCACGATTCTCTTTTCCGGCGTCGCCGTTTTGCTTCTGATCGGCGCACTCGCGCAACATCTGTTTCTCGGCCGGATAGAAAAAGCCTCCCCGGCAATTCGGGAAGGCTCAGGCTTGTAA
- a CDS encoding SgrR family transcriptional regulator has translation MILFEHYHRLFSFYRETEVARPISVTLEQVAAQLCCTRRNAAMTVKKLQQRGWLDWRPGVGRGNASTITFRLHPQDVALSLAQELILRGDIREGQDFIARYQEEWEGLGEAFQRWMDSQFGLHVRRGPDARMDVLRLFADQAVPVLDPARVLLRSEANLVKHVFDGLIRFDSEKNQIEPGLAFYWELSEDGKTYTFYLRKGVSFHHGRMLTAEDVRFSLLRLGKQASPHRWLMDSIQDVVVIDPYIVQVHLHTPNYLFLQALSKEYAAILPRDYTERMGEEFARMPVGSGPFRVVRNDDSMLVLEAFAPYFGGRPFLDRIELWVVPEQTGPRSHAHADIPAIVYARPKHAGGGNHLQASGNSVACIEQCFQYLAVNLAKSGPLQDTAFREVLDLILDQGEMLEELGGERKPSTRERIRAAEEARMKDSRIKGLLLGSSYQGERLTLYTMPEYDHVEDAEWIQTRLQRYGINLEIRYVPAADLASSSLMREADLILDSANMDEREHLSILEFLFDDTAAPAHFLSPELRTRVRECVAQGVAQSDEKKRDQLWQEMMNLLVRERLFFPLYSNFIEAIADERLGGLALSAYGWPDFCRIVVRT, from the coding sequence ATGATTCTTTTCGAGCACTATCACCGTTTGTTTTCCTTTTATCGCGAGACAGAAGTCGCCCGACCGATTTCCGTGACCTTGGAGCAGGTGGCGGCTCAATTGTGCTGTACCAGGCGCAATGCCGCGATGACGGTGAAAAAGCTGCAGCAGCGCGGCTGGTTGGATTGGCGGCCGGGAGTGGGCAGAGGCAATGCCTCCACTATTACGTTTCGTCTCCATCCCCAAGACGTCGCGTTGTCATTGGCGCAGGAATTGATTTTGAGAGGCGATATCCGGGAAGGGCAAGACTTTATCGCTCGCTACCAAGAAGAGTGGGAGGGCCTCGGAGAAGCCTTTCAACGCTGGATGGACAGCCAGTTTGGCTTGCATGTTCGGAGGGGGCCCGATGCGCGAATGGATGTGCTGCGCCTTTTTGCTGACCAAGCTGTCCCTGTTTTGGACCCTGCCCGTGTGCTGCTTCGTTCCGAAGCCAATCTGGTGAAGCATGTCTTTGACGGGCTGATCCGCTTTGATTCCGAGAAAAATCAAATAGAGCCGGGGCTTGCTTTCTATTGGGAGTTGAGCGAAGACGGCAAAACCTATACGTTTTACCTGAGAAAAGGCGTATCCTTTCATCACGGCCGCATGCTGACGGCAGAAGATGTCCGTTTCTCCCTGCTGCGACTGGGCAAACAGGCATCGCCTCACAGATGGCTGATGGACTCCATCCAGGATGTGGTTGTGATCGATCCGTACATCGTCCAGGTCCATTTGCATACGCCCAACTATCTGTTTTTGCAGGCGCTCAGCAAAGAGTACGCTGCGATCCTTCCGCGAGATTACACGGAGCGGATGGGAGAAGAGTTCGCCCGCATGCCGGTGGGAAGCGGTCCGTTCCGCGTCGTGCGCAATGATGATTCCATGCTGGTGCTGGAAGCTTTTGCCCCTTATTTTGGAGGTCGCCCCTTTCTGGATCGGATCGAGCTATGGGTTGTGCCCGAACAAACAGGACCTCGTTCCCATGCCCATGCAGACATCCCGGCAATCGTCTATGCCCGGCCCAAGCATGCAGGGGGAGGGAATCATCTGCAAGCTTCCGGCAACTCCGTAGCTTGCATCGAACAGTGCTTTCAATATCTGGCTGTCAATTTGGCCAAGTCTGGTCCGCTTCAAGACACTGCCTTTCGGGAAGTGCTTGATCTGATCCTGGATCAGGGCGAAATGCTGGAGGAGCTGGGAGGGGAAAGAAAGCCATCGACGCGAGAAAGAATCCGGGCTGCCGAAGAAGCGCGTATGAAGGACAGCCGGATCAAAGGACTTCTTCTTGGGAGCAGCTATCAGGGGGAGAGGCTCACACTGTACACAATGCCGGAGTACGACCATGTCGAGGATGCGGAATGGATTCAAACGCGCCTGCAAAGGTACGGGATCAACCTGGAAATTCGTTATGTACCGGCTGCTGATCTCGCCTCTTCTTCGCTGATGCGTGAGGCTGATCTGATCCTGGACAGCGCCAATATGGATGAACGGGAGCATCTGTCGATCCTGGAGTTTTTGTTCGATGATACCGCGGCTCCGGCCCATTTTCTTTCACCAGAGCTAAGGACGCGCGTGAGGGAATGTGTAGCCCAGGGAGTCGCACAAAGTGACGAGAAAAAGCGGGATCAGCTGTGGCAAGAAATGATGAACTTGTTGGTCCGTGAACGCCTCTTTTTTCCCTTGTACAGCAATTTTATTGAGGCTATAGCCGATGAAAGACTTGGCGGGCTTGCCCTTTCTGCTTACGGGTGGCCGGACTTTTGTCGAATTGTGGTGCGAACGTAG
- a CDS encoding tellurite resistance TerB family protein, whose protein sequence is MELITKTEKDKRILFASIRLMICVGHADGYIGMKEVDRIHELVNSEHFTLRERQILMDDMDYPKQPESIVADMVDLTHTEKLMLLRQLYKIALIDHKLSLAETREIRRISCLLGISQDKQVQVEEWIKEGIEWRDRWKSIIEQ, encoded by the coding sequence ATGGAATTGATCACGAAAACGGAAAAGGACAAACGGATTTTATTCGCATCCATTCGATTGATGATCTGCGTCGGCCATGCCGATGGTTATATAGGAATGAAAGAAGTAGACCGTATTCACGAGCTTGTGAACTCGGAGCACTTTACGCTGAGGGAACGGCAAATTTTGATGGATGATATGGATTATCCGAAACAGCCGGAGAGCATCGTTGCGGATATGGTCGACCTGACGCATACGGAGAAGCTCATGTTGCTTCGGCAGCTGTACAAGATCGCTCTGATCGACCACAAGCTGTCATTGGCGGAAACGCGGGAAATTCGCAGGATTTCCTGCTTGTTGGGAATTTCTCAAGACAAGCAGGTCCAGGTGGAGGAGTGGATCAAGGAAGGCATTGAGTGGCGCGATCGTTGGAAGAGCATCATCGAACAGTAA
- the surE gene encoding 5'/3'-nucleotidase SurE, which yields MLRILITNDDGIEALGIRRLAEALLALDDVEIFVVAPASEKSGVGHGLTFRSALSPTPHSFYDLPVKAWAVEGNPADCVKGAYHLLFEEEEKPDIVFSGINVGTNLGRDIYYSGTCSGAREAVILGIPGVALSYDNWDDQENYGEVGEIIRPLLQMFCDQARGDKLVPEVFWNINIPHLPKKDVRGIVPAALAMNHYEDKYNHEAEGYWLTREYPARSNPTPEEDYYLVKRGYVSVTPVHIDATDHVLLEKMHEWPLVKNWSGDVK from the coding sequence ATGTTGCGAATCTTGATAACGAATGATGACGGAATTGAGGCGCTGGGTATTCGCCGTTTGGCAGAAGCGCTTTTGGCATTAGATGATGTGGAGATTTTCGTCGTGGCTCCCGCCAGTGAAAAAAGCGGAGTGGGTCATGGACTTACCTTTCGGAGCGCGCTTTCTCCTACACCGCATTCTTTTTACGATCTGCCCGTAAAAGCTTGGGCGGTCGAGGGGAATCCTGCAGACTGCGTGAAAGGCGCCTATCACCTTCTGTTCGAAGAGGAGGAGAAGCCGGATATCGTCTTTTCCGGAATCAACGTTGGAACCAACCTTGGACGCGATATTTACTATTCAGGCACGTGCAGCGGAGCGAGGGAAGCCGTGATTCTGGGAATTCCCGGCGTGGCCCTCTCTTACGACAACTGGGATGACCAAGAGAATTACGGTGAGGTCGGGGAGATCATCCGTCCATTGCTCCAGATGTTCTGCGATCAGGCTCGCGGAGATAAGCTGGTACCTGAGGTGTTCTGGAACATCAATATCCCGCATCTGCCGAAAAAAGACGTTCGCGGTATCGTCCCTGCTGCTTTGGCGATGAATCATTATGAAGATAAGTACAATCACGAGGCAGAAGGCTATTGGCTGACCCGCGAATATCCGGCCCGCAGCAATCCTACACCGGAAGAAGATTACTACCTGGTCAAACGCGGCTATGTTTCCGTCACTCCTGTACATATTGACGCTACCGATCACGTGCTGCTGGAAAAAATGCATGAATGGCCCCTGGTGAAGAACTGGAGCGGCGATGTGAAATGA
- the thpR gene encoding RNA 2',3'-cyclic phosphodiesterase: MRLFVALEIPEVAAQYIEQVQKQVRGEIRAERWQSLHNLHLTLHFLGEVEEKLVPDISRDMDIVSEIIPPFTLKVGGFGAFPTWERPRVLWLGLRGQIEPLKQLHLLLGKRFDLHPGLSYDQKLYRPHITLARGPKTGPQGVPAAEWNERFLSSEPPEWQVTRFHLFRSELRPEGAKHSILYTSTFGKDHGK, encoded by the coding sequence ATGCGGCTATTTGTGGCATTGGAAATACCTGAGGTCGCAGCACAATATATCGAACAGGTACAAAAACAGGTACGTGGCGAAATCCGGGCAGAGCGTTGGCAATCCCTTCACAATCTTCATCTGACCCTTCATTTTCTGGGAGAGGTGGAGGAAAAGCTGGTTCCGGACATTAGCCGGGATATGGATATCGTCAGTGAGATCATCCCCCCGTTTACGCTCAAGGTCGGCGGGTTTGGCGCTTTTCCAACCTGGGAGCGTCCCCGTGTCCTGTGGCTGGGGCTTCGCGGGCAAATCGAGCCGTTGAAGCAGCTCCACCTTTTGCTGGGAAAGCGCTTTGATCTGCATCCGGGCTTGAGCTATGACCAAAAGCTCTACCGCCCCCATATCACGTTGGCGCGAGGGCCGAAGACAGGGCCACAGGGTGTGCCTGCAGCAGAATGGAATGAGCGTTTTCTCTCTTCAGAGCCTCCCGAGTGGCAAGTGACTCGTTTTCATCTGTTTCGATCAGAGCTGCGACCGGAAGGGGCGAAGCATTCCATCCTGTACACGAGCACGTTTGGCAAAGATCACGGCAAATAA
- a CDS encoding chemotaxis protein CheW, translating to METVKQHGDTDWNTEGDTVHAILFQMGNEYYGLPISLVKEIIKPLPVTRFPKSPPYVEGVIDLRGSILPIINLRTMFGLEPIPLTEESRFVDLQLEGLNIGIVVEAVSEVMHIPSSLVEPAPPIVAGVDGKFLNGIARLKDKLIMLLDVDEIFSQWKK from the coding sequence ATGGAAACGGTGAAACAACACGGAGATACGGATTGGAACACAGAGGGAGATACGGTTCATGCCATTCTCTTTCAAATGGGAAATGAGTACTACGGCTTGCCAATCTCGTTGGTAAAGGAAATCATCAAGCCTTTGCCGGTTACCCGTTTTCCCAAATCTCCCCCTTATGTGGAAGGGGTTATCGACCTGCGCGGCAGCATTTTGCCGATTATCAACCTGCGAACCATGTTTGGCCTGGAGCCGATTCCGCTCACCGAAGAGAGCCGTTTTGTCGACTTGCAGCTCGAAGGCTTAAACATCGGGATCGTCGTCGAAGCCGTCTCCGAGGTCATGCACATCCCGTCCTCACTGGTAGAGCCTGCCCCGCCGATCGTCGCCGGAGTGGATGGCAAATTCCTCAACGGGATCGCTCGTTTGAAGGACAAGCTGATCATGCTGCTGGATGTGGATGAAATTTTCTCCCAGTGGAAAAAATGA